The following coding sequences are from one Rhineura floridana isolate rRhiFlo1 chromosome 2, rRhiFlo1.hap2, whole genome shotgun sequence window:
- the RHOD gene encoding rho-related GTP-binding protein RhoD, giving the protein MQRGTEAPDQSGANREAPGIMEIKIVVVGDGGCGKTSLLMVFARGQFPKVYVPTVFEKYSAPFHISGKQVHINLWDTAGQEDYDRLRPLSYSGAHAVIMCYDVTNPSSFDNILTKWYPEVKHFCRGIPILLVGCKTDLRKDKVLLRKLHQDQLEPITYQKGEALAQNLHAVAYLECSARFHENIINIFAEASRAALNIMKKNQRRRKPKRSCLLS; this is encoded by the exons ATGCAAAGAGGTACAGAGGCACCAGACCAGTCAGGGGCCAACAGGGAGGCTCCAGGAATCATGGAGATCAAAATTGTTGTAGTAGGAGATGGAGGCTGTGGAAAGACATCGCTGCTCATGGTCTTTGCAAGAGGACAATTCCCCAAG gtTTACGTCCCAACAGTGTTTGAGAAGTATTCCGCCCCCTTTCACATCAGTGGCAAGCAAGTCCATATCAATCTCTGGGACACAGCAG GGCAGGAAGATTATGACAGGCTGCGCCCTCTCTCCTATAGTGGGGCTCATGCAGTTATCATGTGCTATGATGTCACCAACCCCAGCAGCTTCGACAACATTCTCACAAAG TGGTACCCCGAAGTGAAGCATTTCTGCAGAGGGATTCCAATTCTGCTTGTTGGTTGTAAGACAGACTTAAGAAAGGACAAGGTACTGCTAAGGAAGCTGCATCAGGACCAACTGGAGCCCATCACATACCAGAAG GGAGAAGCATTGGCTCAGAATCTCCATGCAGTTGCCTACCTTGAGTGCTCAGCCCGCTTTCATGAGAACATCATCAACATCTTTGCAGAGGCCTCCAGAGCAGCCTTGAATATCATGAAGAAGAACCAGCGCAGGCGTAAACCCAAAAGGTCTTGCCTGCTTTCCTGA